Proteins encoded together in one Ochotona princeps isolate mOchPri1 chromosome 20, mOchPri1.hap1, whole genome shotgun sequence window:
- the YAE1 gene encoding protein YAE1 homolog: MSWVQATTCVQSPAEDGDVFDEEADESLLQQREWQNRMQRRVKEGYRDGVDAGKAVALQQGFNQGYKEGAGIIVNYGQLRGTLSALLSWCHRHDSGSAFISNFSRLLDAVGQCEECVLRHLKSVRQQPNVVDVLDSMEDIDLCHVVPAERETNDAEDEGPTHEDSVEGSKICSERSSGMHSSYSKCCSTQEHACSEHPGFTWILEQTTSLVEQLGLSGDVLQHLKQL; encoded by the exons ATGTCGTGGGTTCAAGCTACCACCTGTGTTCAGAGCCCTGCAGAAGACGGGGACGTGTTTGATGAGGAAGCCGATGAGTCGCTCCTGCAACAGCGGGAATGGCAGAATCGCATGCAGAGACGAGTCAAA GAAGGTTACCGAGACGGAGTCGACGCTGGCAAGGCAGTGGCTCTTCAGCAGGGCTTCAATCAAGGCTATAAAGAAGGTGCGGGAATCATCGTGAACTACGGACAACTCAGAGGAACCCTGAG TGCTTTGCTCTCGTGGTGTCACCGTCATGATAGCGGCTCAGCTTTCATCAGTAACTTCAGCCGTCTTCTGGATGCAGTTGGACAGTGTGAAGAGTGTGTACTCAGGCATCTTAAGTCGGTCAGGCAGCAGCCCAACGTTGTGGACGTACTGGACTCCATGGAGGACATAGACCTGTGTCATGTGGTTCCAGCTGAGAGAGAGACCAATGACGCTGAAGATGAAGGACCGACTCATGAAGATAGTGTTGAGGGTAGCAAAATCTGCAGCGAGCGTTCCAGTGGGATGCACAGCTCATATTCAAAATGTTGTAGCACCCAGGAGCATGCGTGTTCTGAACACCCAGGCTTCACTTGGATTTTAGAACAGACAACCAGtttagtggaacagctgggactgtcaGGGGATGTATTACAGCACCTCAAACAACTATAA